From Canis lupus baileyi chromosome 16, mCanLup2.hap1, whole genome shotgun sequence:
acgtgaggcCTGAACTgacaccccaagatcaagagtcacgtgctttactgagtcagccaggcacccttaaaaTTTTGGATTCTTGAGAGGTCCCTTCAAAATAAGAATGCTAAAAcattgtgggtttttgtttttgtttttcctgaaaagCCAAATATAAGGGAATAGGGTGGGGGGAAGTAAGAGGGATAAGATAAATTCTGATACATTTTGGGAAATACACAAACAACACTGGGAGAACAAATTTACACCACTATTACCCTGAGCATagcaaaaaaccccccaaaacaaaaaaaacctaaagcaAAGAATTAAAGATATAACCTTCAAAAGAAACATTTGACTGTCACACttgaaaattaaaagtttgtGGTGGAAATCACCCCAGTTCACTTCTGGGCCGGCACTTACATGTTCCACGACTCTGTTCTTTAAGTCTGTCCACCTCCTTTCGCCTTCCTCTGTAGAACCAAAAACATCAGTCGCTGGACTCTCAAGAGACCCTTTCCTTAACTCCATCCCATAGTCTTCAACAAGGGTGGACCAACGCATGAGCTCCATTGTAGTAAAGAGCTTTAAAAGATCCCTGTAAATtgtataaaattgtataaaattgtATAAATCTGGAAAAACGTAACATAAGGTAATATAATGGCAAATGCTTAAATATTGGCAAAGATCGTACTTGTAAgttcttatttgtaaaacaaaatataagttgattattatttatttactgccATTTTTTTCCACAGCAGTTCTGAATGGAGCATTCCTCTACTTAACATTCTGCTCCCTCCCACAATGTATTTGCCAGTCTCTGGAATAATTAGCATAAGCTTACCAATGagacagataaaagaaaaacagcttttaAGAACTAAAAGCCCACTGTGTGTAGGAAGTGTATGTCTGTTTTATATAGACTTCTGAAAATCACTTAAGTCCTAAACTactaaaattttatcaaatgattaATAACCAAAGCTGCTAAAGTGagcttgagggatccctgggtggcgcagcggtttggcgcctgcctttggcccagggcgcgatcctggagacccgggatcgaatcccacgccgggctcccggtgcatggagcctgcttctccctctgcctatgtctctgcctctctctctctctgtatgtgactatcataaataaataaataaataaataaataaataaataaataaataaataaagtgagctTGAAATGCAACTTCTGACAAGTGGTCcattttaggttgtttttttttttttttttttttaaaaaaaaagaaagctcacacccagtggagcccaatgtgaggcccAAACTTGTAACCCctagatcaagacctgagctgagaccaagggtcaaatgcttaactgactgagctacttaGGTGCCCCTTGATAAGTGGTTTCAGAATGAAGTGTGTTATAAcctcattaatttcttttttaaaaattaattaacttgtttattcatgagagaggcagagacacagagggaaaagcaggctctccatggggaccccaatgtgggacacaatcccaggaccccaggatcactacctgagtcaaaggcagacgctcaaccactgagccacccaggtgcccaatctCATTAATTTCTAAAGCAGCAGGACAAAAACCATTTCACTACTCTATAACCTCTAGTTTTATTCGCCAATACAATCTATCAGGAACCAATTAAGCAGATGTACACTTAGGTTAaccatttttccttcaaaatggtGTTTCTGCTGAGATGTACTACACTAGCTATAAAAGTACTTACTTGTATTTAGGAATTTCTTCTAACTTCTTGTCACCACTTATTCGGTGAACCAAATCTGACTGTTCGTTGTCAAAAGGAGCCAAGATCACATAGAGGACAACACTTTTCAGAGCCTAAAAACGTTGTATAACACAATGGATCATAAGCAAGCTTAGAAACAAAGTGGAGACTCTGGCAGGAACTAAAAAATCATGAGATTTTTTAGAGACTCAAAAGTCTTAGGAAATGATCCTACCAAGCTGCCTTTTACAGTATCTTCCTGTCATATTAAATTTCTATGAAACAACTACAGTAAATCTTTGCCGATCTATATTACTACCTGGGCTAACATTTTTTGGAGCGAGATATATAAAGGAAAACTCCTTGTAACAAGTTAGCACAAACATGGAACATACATACAAATGATTTGAAACAgttttgtgaaataattttccaaagtaaTGCTAGGTCTTTACCTGTAACCTTTGTTAGCATGTGACCTGCtatacatattttactttattttttttaaagtaatatttacatccaacatggggctttaagTCAAAACCTCCAAGGATCAAGCATTGCATGATCTatgaactgagccagccaaatgcTTCTGctacacgtttttttttttttttttttttaaagattttatttacttagagggagaaagagagagagagaaagagagagagtaggaggaagggaagagacaaagaatctcaagcagatctggAGCTGAGTGTTGAGCCTgatatgaggcttgatctcacgaccctgagatcatgacctgagctgaaataagagtaggatgcttaaccgactgagctacccaggcgttgCCCTGCTATACATACTTTAAACAGTAAGGCTACATTCTTCGATAGtgataaataatttagaatattgTCACAGTTCGTTTGAGTCAGTAAAGATAAACTATCAATACACTGACTAGAAAGCAGTACCATATAACTGCATATGATCACTGAAGttaaaaatcacttcaaaataaaaaatgcaaattcttccTAGTAAATATCAATATCaagtataagaaaatattcttaCCTGTTGCCACTTTTCACTTTCTGCCTGTATACAGGGAGTATCATATATTGCTCTGTAGTGCTTACAAATAGACAAATAGGATCCCTCATGTTGATCCAGCTGAATCATTAAGttataatatttcaattttaatttctgaaaaaaagttgataaaataaattgCGGCTTATGGGTCTTTtctaaacacatttaaaataaacttgcaGTAAGAGATATGTTTACCTCTGTATTTTCTTCCTGGAAAAATTTGGTGTTAATTTTCTTGCTGATGATTTGTGTACGAATGTAATCCTTCACAGCTAGGCAGAGCCTCATTTGCTCCAAAATAAACTCCACTCgctctttcttttccattgacCCATAGGTTTCCACCTGGCCAAAGTAAGACCCCAAATAAGTTTATATTTGGTAATTTCTAAAAATTgcaaaattaaatgtattaaaatattcacatctATCAAACAATAAGAACCTTTTTTGCATACTGGGAGAATGTTGATAATGATATAAAAAGCTAATTTCCTCCAGgaaattacagtaaaaaaaactatataggaaaatggatattttttcttctgacatAAAAAGTTCTGTGAATTTAAGCATATACACAGACTTGTTTAGCTAccatcacaatcaagatacagaacagtcTATCACCCCTAAACTAAGTCCCTCATTTGCCCCTTTGGAGTCACATACTTCTGCCAGTCAGAATGACCTGTTCTCCATCACTATAGATTTGTTTTTCATGAATATGAAACACAGTATGCAATCTCTTGAGTCTTTTTGTACTCAACATAATGCTTTGAATAGTAAAGATTCATCTAAATTGTTATgtatatcaatagttcattccttttattaaaagattttatttatttatttattattattatttaaaatgctttgactcgctcttcatcttttttttttttaatttttttttaattttaatttatttgtgatagtcacagagagagagagagaatgaggcagagacacagtcagagggagaagcaggctccatgcactgggagcccgacgtgggattcgatcccgggtctccaggatcgcgccctgggccaaaggcaggcgccaaaccgctgcgccacccagggatcccaagattttatttatttatttgagaaagagagtgtgcatgcacatgagtgagagaatgggcagagggagacggacaagcaggcttccagctgagtgggaagcctgatgtgggtcttgatcccaggaccctgagatcctgacctgagctgaaggcagacccttaaccgactgagccacccagtgtccctagttcatttctttttatggctaagtagtactccattgtgtggatgaaccagtttaaccattcacctgAAGGATAtctgggtggattttttttttaaatctgtgtcctgcccccccccctttatcATGATTCCATCTTGTGCCCATCATGAACAAAACTACTCTGAACATCAGTAGATAGGTTGAGTGTGAActtcaagttttcatttctcttgggcaccAGGAATTGGTattgctgggtcatttggtaaagcatatgtttaactttgtaaaaaatagccaaattgttttccagtggctgcaccactttgcattcccatcagcaatggaTAAGGGTAGTCATCACTTTGCAGCACTGCTGGCACTTGGTTataaacagtatatatatatatatatatatattttttttttcagtatatatatttttaatgttagctATTCTAATAGCATgtagaaggggatccctgggtggctccgcctGTCTTCGGCctaggggcatgatcctggagtcctgggatcaagtcccacatcaggctccctgcatggagcctgcttctctctctgcctggatctctgcctctctctctctgtgtctctcatgaataaataaaatcttaaaaaaaaaaaaaaggcatgtagGGGTAtctcttgtggttttaatttgcattttcctcatgGCTAGTGAGGaaattacattcattcattcatttaaagattttattcatttattcatgagagacagagagaggcaaagacataggcagagggagaagcaggctccatgcagggagcctgatgtgggactccaggatcatgccttgggccaaaggcagatgttcaaccactgagccacccagacatcccttttcttcaaattttaatttaaattctagttagttaacatacttGGGAGCAGGAAAttacaattcttttctttctttctttctttttttttttttttggaaattacaattcttcttttaaaaaatattttatttatttatttgagagacagcgagaACCACACCCATGTGCAAGCATACCCATGTGCAAGcacacacatgagcagagggagagggagaaacagattccccactgagcagggagcctgacatggggctcaatcccaacaccctgggatcatgacatgaactgaaggcagacgcttaagcaactgagccacccacgtgtcccagaAATTACAGTTCTAAACACACAAAAGGATACAACTTATAGGTTTTCTATTTACATAAcaaaaaattacaggaaaaagAGGTGctagtctttttaaaattcaaataacatGGCTGATATAACTCCTAAAGGATATAGAAATGTAGAGTTATAGTAAATATACAACAGatgcaaaatagaaaatcaattacGTCAAATActatgagaaacatttttttatgagaaacatttttaatttaatatttggcATACACATTgcaaatgaatttataaaatggagaatggcaaagcagaaagaaggatatttcattattattattaggactgaaaaaaggtttttatttcacggtcttctttgtaatttttttttctttgtaatttttgttaaggaaaataaaaccttatGCAATGAGCCATCAATGTTTCATTTATGAATCTTTACCCACTCTCCATGtgtcaattactttttttttttaatattttatttattcatgagagagagagagagagagagagagagagagagagaggcagagacacaggcagaggtagaagcaggctccatgcagggagcctgatgtgggactcgatcccaggtctccaggatcacaccctgagtcaaaggcaggcaccaaaccgctgagccacccagggatccccatgtcaaTTACTTTGAAGTAAATTTCAGACATATATTTTAGTATGTGTCTCTAACAgataaacattgaaaaaaaaatctaaaaattcctTTTATCACCAAATACCTAGTCAGTCCCCAATatctatctcatttattttaattaaataagaatCCACATGAGGCTCATACTTTGCAATTGATAAATAGGTTTCTTATGGCTCTTTTTCCTTGCCATTTATTTGTTGACAAAATCAAGCCAATCATCCTATAGTTTTATAGAGTCTGAATTATGCTGATTGCATCCCTGTGGTATCATTTAATAGGCTCCTCTGTCCCTAGCATATCCTGTAAACTGGTAGTTAAACCTAGAAGCTTTACATAATTGAGGTGAATTTTTTTTGGCAAGACTATTTCAGAGGATGTTGAATCATGAGGCATAATCATCCTAGTTGAAAATAGGGTTtgaaggcaaaactatggagacagtagaaagatcagtggttgccaggggttgggatggggaagagggaggaacaggcagaccagagaatttttagggcagtgaaccTATTTTATATGATACTACATTGATGagcacatttgtcaaaatccgCGGAATATACAACACGAAGAGTGAACCTTAATGCAAACTATTGACTTTCAGTGATCTcatgtcaatgtaggttcatctaTTTTAActaatgtaccactctggtgtgAGATGttggtagaaggggagggagagagaggagagagggagagagagagagagaatgtgtgtgtgtgtgtgcgtgtgtgcgtgcacgtgcatACATGCATGTGCGTGTTGGGAGGGGGACAAtggagtatatgggaactctctgtacttgcCACTCAACTTGGTTGTGAacctaaaagtgctctaaaaaataaaatctggggatccctgggtggctcagcggtttggtgcctgcctctggcccagggcgcaatcctggagtcccaggattgaatcccgcgtcgggctcccggcatggagcctgcttctccctctgcctgtgtctctgcctctctctatcataagtaaataaataaatcttaaaaaaaaaaaaaattaaaaaaataaaataaaaataaaaataaaataaaagaataaaataaaataaaataataaaatgaatataaaaaaataaatcaaatcaaatcaaatcaaatcttctgggcagccccggtggctcagtggtttagtgctgccttcagcccagggcatgatcctggagacctgggatcgagtcccatgtcaggctccctgcatggagcctgcttctccctctgcctgtgtctatgcctctctctctgtctgtgtctgtcatgaataaataaataaaatcttaaaaaaaaagaaagaaaaaaaataaaatcttctaaaaagaataaatgaaaaaaaaaaaaacaaaaagaagacatCTGAAGCTATTTAGAACTAGTATGAGTCTAAACTTTACCACTTCTTGGCAATGACTTAAGGCACGTTACTTAATCCTTTTGAATTTGTTTCCTTGGcagaaaaatggggataaaaatagtGCTGTGCATGAACAGTGAATAAGATAAAGTGTACAGAGAAcataggacattaaaaaaaaaaaaagacaatgcatAGCACACAGGATCTTCTCAGTgttatttttccccttcctttaaCTAAAATGGTACATGACTGAAAAATCAGAATAAGCAATTTTAACTTAATGGAGAAACCATGATAAGCCAAAATTACAAGGAAAATTTTGAGTGTATttcaggtacttttttttttgggtgAGTGAGTCTATGGTTTTTCTCAGATTTCTTGGTTCTTTGTGGTCTAATTTTAAGATCATTCTTAAAAACctgtcctggggggggggggggggggaacctgtCCTGAAACATGGCAAATTATGAGGCAATGTTTCTTTGTTAAAACAATTTAGCCTAGAAATTGACTGCcaatcaaatatttgttaagaacGAAGCCAATGATTACCAGTGATTCCCTACGGCACAAATAGTACATGAATTActaattctatttaaattctaaagAGAATGAAAGTTTTCAAATAGCACAAAATCAAGACTAATGCATCGATTCTaacttttcttcaaaattcttttaGCAGTTAAATTTAGTCAGGACCCTAATTACATAATTTTCAGGTACCTGAATAACCTCATATTCCACTGCACTTACTCTTAATCTTGATAGTTTTGAAAAAGTTTAAAGATGCCAAAATAAGCTATTTCCATAAGACATACTGCCGACTAAATATAAAGATTTTCATTCTAAATGCATCTCCTTACCTGTAACTCTTGTAAAATGGAGGCCGCCTCTTTCACGTCACCATTTTGCTCTTTTATAGTTGCTAATGTCTTAGTCAGTCGAGCACGTTCAATTTCAACATAAATCTACAAATATGAGAAATTTATATTATCAAAATTTCCATAGAAATATGTTAACATTTAAAGATACAGTTGAACTATTATTCAAACTAAGCCTAATGGTATTTATCATGCAGTTATTGTGTACTTTATCCTCTTTGTACAAATACAACTGTGTGACATTTTACATTTCAcaattacataattaaaaaaaatttttattcatttgaagggGGGTGCACAtgctcatgcatgcatgcatgcatgaacgCACGCATacccagggaggagaggaagggggggagggagagagaaaatctagagcagattccccacttagaacagagcctgactcagggcttgatttcatgaccctgaaatcatgacctgagcagaaatcaagagttggacacttaaccaacctaGCCACTGAGGTACCTTCACGatcacatatattttaagaacattatTCATATTTTGTAGCTTTGCTTTAAGCACCTAAATATGAAATCACTGTTTAATGAATAACAGAATCCTAAGCTATATTAAATAGCAGAAAAAATAGAACAGTGCccttaaaagaattatttgaggggcacctggctggctcagttggtagaacatgtgactcttgatcttggggtcatgagttcaagccccacactggttGTAGAGGTTGTTTAAGaataatagtaatataaaaaagaataatagtaataataattaaattaaaataattgatctTGTTAAAGCTACCAGCATTTTTTGCAGTTATAAGTAATGTTAGTGAGTTTATAGTTTCCAACAAATTAAACATCAAAAATTTAACTATAGCCTAATGGAGTCTAGAGAACTAATTATCATGCTTAGGCTTCCTTATCCTTTTAGCCTTTGTTCTGCAGCAACC
This genomic window contains:
- the PSMD12 gene encoding 26S proteasome non-ATPase regulatory subunit 12 isoform X2 translates to MVSTSRILVAVVKMCYEAKEWDLLNENIMLLSKRRSQLKQAVAKMVQQCCTYVEEITDLPIKLRLIDTLRMVTEGKIYVEIERARLTKTLATIKEQNGDVKEAASILQELQVETYGSMEKKERVEFILEQMRLCLAVKDYIRTQIISKKINTKFFQEENTEKLKLKYYNLMIQLDQHEGSYLSICKHYRAIYDTPCIQAESEKWQQALKSVVLYVILAPFDNEQSDLVHRISGDKKLEEIPKYKDLLKLFTTMELMRWSTLVEDYGMELRKGSLESPATDVFGSTEEGERRWTDLKNRVVEHNIRIMAKYYTRITMKRMAQLLDLSVDESEAFLSNLVVNKTIFAKVDRLAGIINFQRPKDPNNLLNDWSQKLNSLMSLVNKTTHLIAKEEMIHNLQ